Part of the Deinococcus multiflagellatus genome, CCACGAAGTTCGGCGTGGTGGTCCACGAGGCCGCCGACGAAACGGCGATGGACGCCCTGATAGGGCCCAAGACCCGCCTGATCTGGGTGGAAACGCCCACCAACCCCCGCCTGAACATCGTGGACCTGGGCTGGGTGGCGCGCTCGGCGCAGGCGGCGGGGGCCCTGACGGTGGTGGACAACACCTTCAGCACCCCGGCCCTGACGCGGCCCGCCGAGCACGGCATTGATCTGGTGATGCACAGCGCCACCAAGTACCTGGGTGGTCACGGCGACGCCATTGGCGGCGTGGTGGCGGCCCGCGCGGACCTGCTGGCCGAACTGCGAGGCGTGGGGCTGCGGCATGTGGGCGCCTCGCTGGGGCCGTTCGAGGCGTACCTGTTCCTGCGCGGCATGAAGACCCTGCCCCTGCGCATGGCCGCCCATTGCGAGGGCGCGCAGGCCCTGGCCCGGGCCCTGCAGGGTCACCCCGGCCTGAAGACCGTGCTCTACCCCGGCCTGCCGGACCACCCCGGGCACGAGGTCGCCACCCGCCAGATGAGCAGCTACGGCGGCTTGGTGAGCGTGGAACTGGCATCCCGCGCCGCCGCGATGGCCTTTGCCGATGAACTGCGGCTGTTCACGCAGGCCGTGAGCCTGGGCGACGTGGAAAGCCTGATCTGCCACCCGGCCAGCACCACCCACGCCCTGCTGGGCGACGAGGCCCTGCTGCGCCAGGGCGTGACCC contains:
- a CDS encoding trans-sulfuration enzyme family protein, with the protein product MAHNPRQAFRTRAVHAGHGLDPATGAHATPIYATSTFGYGNAARGERLFAGQEEGYFYSRLTNPTVRAFERKLADLEGLDDAVAFASGMGAVSAVCLTLLQPGDEVIFVAPLYGGTTGFLHEVATKFGVVVHEAADETAMDALIGPKTRLIWVETPTNPRLNIVDLGWVARSAQAAGALTVVDNTFSTPALTRPAEHGIDLVMHSATKYLGGHGDAIGGVVAARADLLAELRGVGLRHVGASLGPFEAYLFLRGMKTLPLRMAAHCEGAQALARALQGHPGLKTVLYPGLPDHPGHEVATRQMSSYGGLVSVELASRAAAMAFADELRLFTQAVSLGDVESLICHPASTTHALLGDEALLRQGVTPGLVRLSVGIEDPADLIDDVLRALDRVPVAQH